TTACAGCTGTATGGTCCTGGACCAGTTGCCTTCGCTGTGTCTCAGTGACCCTGTTTGTAAAAGAGGACTAATCATAGTGACTTGGTAGGTATTGTAAGGCAGTGGTTTCCAAACGTTGgcgtgcatcagaatcccctggagggttTGCTGAACCCCAGATCGCTCGGgcccaccccagagtttctgattcagcagttcTGGAGTGAGCCCCAGAATTTGCACTTCAGGcagttctcaggtgatgctgttgTTGCTGATCCACAGACCAAATTTTGAGAACCCTGATTGTGAGGGATAAGTGTGTTATGCAGCGTGTATGTATAACATAATACATGCCACACATGTGTTTGCTACACAAGCCATcacccttctctgtgcctcagttccccaaGTATGGAGTTGGGATGTAGTAACACATCCTCTACTAAAATTGAGGGCATGAATGTGAAGGCAGTAAGTAAAACACCTGAAGGGGAATTTTAGTAGCTGGGATTGTATGCCTGAATCCCCCATTCTCAACTCATCTGTGCTGTGTACTGCAGACAAGATGCTGCCCTTGCCCTTAAGGACTCATGGGTTCACAGGGTCAATGATCATTACAGTCCAGGGGATGACACATCTGCTGTGAGATTCACGGGAGGCTGGAGGAGCTCAGGGTTGGCTCTTCCAGtgtggagggcttcccagaggaggtgaccaCAGAACAATCTGAGAGTGTGGATAACAGACTCTTAGGACCCAATGCTCTTCTTTGACAAGTGACTGGAGCCCAGAGAGCAAGTAAGCACACACatgttgagtgcctactgtgtgccaggcacacagaGAAGGCAACTGTTAtctcagagaggggaagcaacTTGTCCAGGGTTACACTGCTGTTCTTTGGTAAAACTGAGACTTGACCTGGGTCACTGGCCTCATGGCCCAGCATCCTGGGGCGCTGGCCTGAGGGATCACTCTCCTGGTAGCAGCACACCCCCTCTGGAGGGCAAGACGCAGACACTGACCATGAGTTTTGAAAGAAgctaggcacacagtaggtgcatcTCTCCACGAATGTTGAACCCATTCCACAAGGGTCCTCCGCCTGAGGGATTCCACATTGGGCACTGAGAGAAAGTTATCCTCAAATACAGGGCACAGCAGGGGACTTCAGGGTGATGAACAACTGCCCCTCTGTCCCTCTGCCACCCTATAATGGCCATGCCCCATGGCACCCTCCTCCTGGGAGAAAGCATTGCCTTGGATGCAGTGATGCCCCCCAAAAGGATGCCCAGCGAGCCGCCTTATGTGGAGGTTCAGAGATAAGTGACTTAAGCAAAGTCACCCCATTATTAAGTGGTGTGCAGCGTCATCCTCAATTGCTGCCCTGTGTGTGGAGTGGTTCTGCCCTCCCGGAGCTTCCGGTCAGGCGCAGAGACTGGGGACCGAGTAAGGAGACACCTGCTTATGCAGGACCTCGTGTGGGGAGCTCTGTACAGTCCACCCTCGCAGCCCACCGGGCCCAAGCTGCCAGCCCACGAGTGGTTCAGGGAGGTCACATCTGCGAAAGCTCCCAGTGCAGAGTGAAGCTCGCCCCTTCGGGCCCACGAGTGGTTCAGGGAGGTCACATCTGCGAAAGCTCCCAGTGCAGAGTGAAGCTCGCCACTTCGGGCAGGTGCTGTTGCTCCAAACTCTTCCCTGGGAGTTCCAGGTCCCCTTTACTCCAGGAAAAGAGATGCAGGACTGGCAACCCCACCCAGATTCCAAAAGCTTGAGAGCCATTTACTGCAACTCACGGTCTAAAACACTTCCCTTTTTAAGTCAGCTTCTCCTTGacgttatttttatgtttattgagcacctgctgtgtgccaggcacagcaaGAGGTGGTACGTTCTCCGTAATAgaaatgatgatgaagatgatgagcCAAAAGAATAACGGCAGCTGCCATTAATTTAGCTCTTTAACGATTATCTATTTTGAGGTATGAGTTCCATGTTAACGAGGCCCAGAGATGTGCAgtcacttacccaaggtcacacagacaagAAGAGCAAGTGCTGAGGGTGAAGCTTGAGTGGTCTAAGGGCAGAACTCTGCTTAGTTTCTCTGGACCCAGTTTCACAGGCTCTTGAGACACACCGAGTCTTAAAAGAGGTGAAGGGAACCAACAGTTACGGAGCTCCTACTATGCGCCAGGCACAGTGAAGTTCTCTACGTTATCTCAGCCGATCCTTGCAACGGCCGCACAGGGTGGATACTAGTACTAATGCaatttgatagatgaggaaacatgTTCAGAGAGGTTGATTCACtggcccaagggcacacagtgaTAGAGCTGGGGTTTGGACACAAGTCTGTCTGACTCCGAGCCCAGTTTCTTTCCTCCACCGCCAGTGGTCTCTCTCCTTGTCTGCCCCAGGGCTTTCCTCTGTCTGGTTGTAGTCGCAGTCCTGGAGCATGGTTGAGCTCCGCCAGTGTAGAGAGAGTAAGTGGCATCAGAGAAAGGCAGTCAAGAAGACACTTTCTCTGATGTCCAGCAGAGGGCGCGCCATCCACAGCCAGACTTCCAAAGCGTTTCTCTCTGGGTGGCCAGTTGGGTGCCCCAGGAGAGCCTGGAGATTGGGTGTGGCTCATGGCAGCTCCCAGCCTTTGCGCTCCACCCTTCTTGGCCCTCTTATAGAGATGTGCCCTCCAGCAGACCCACTGAGATGGGAATCACCCACCCAAAAGGGCCAGGTGAAAATAATgacccccattttatggatgaggaaactcagaCTGGGGGGTGGAAGAGACCTACCCAGGGTTCCACAGCTAGTGCTGGACTGTCCTGGAGAGTGAGATTTGCCAGGCTCCCACCCAACACATACCTCAGGAGACTGCCTTGGGGGTTGGGGGTGCCAACTGAGGTCCTGATTCCAAGCCTTCTTGGAACATTGGCTCAGTTCCCAGGGGCTGTTTCACAGGTAAGTAGGGGGCCCTACAGCAGGGAGCAGAAAGGAAAAGGTGCAGGGGAGTGGTCGGTCTGCAGAGTTGCCCAGCTATCAGCTCATGTCCCATCACTTGCAACAAGTGAATGTGACTGCCCTCCAAGGTAACGGAGCCTGGCCGGTCTTGGAAAACACGTCCTCTGGAAACCAGCAGAGGAGAGGCTCATGGAGGCCTCATCTCAGGGAGGGTGAGTCTCCCGCACTCTGCGGTGCAGGGAACAGGCTGTGTGCAGCAGGAGGCCTCTGAGAACCTGAAGGCGGGGCTTCAAGTCGGCCCACGGGCCTCTACTTGTAGGTTCTCTGCAGGGGCTGGCGTATCCTGCCACCGACCCCAATTCCTCCTATACAGAAACGGGCCAGCAGGTGGTGACAGGTCTATCGCCCAAGCCCATCTTCCCTATGTTGGGTTGAGGGTCCTGAGGAGGGCCACAGAACCCGAGTTTCCAGACTAGCACCCTGGTTGCCCGTACACTGTAGCATTGAGGTGTGTGGACTGGCGCCACAAAGCTGGGATGCCTGGGGAGCCCCAGAAGGCTCAGCCGGGCCTGGTAGAGACCAGGGAGTCATCACTCAGAGCCTGTTTACTCCCCTTCAGATTCGGGGGATAAGATCTCAAGAGGTAGTGCGGCAGCGACGGGAAACACTCCACTGCGTGTGTACGTTGTGCCAGGCCCAACACTCATCCTCCATCACACacctcatttcatcctcccaacaGTCCCACGGTGGTCTCCGTGCTATCATCCCCCtcatataaatgaataaaccgaggctcagagaggtcagttAAGGCCCACAGGGGCACACAGCTGCTTTCCCTGCATTGTCTGAACCATATCTCTTTCTAGTTCATGAAAACAAATGACAGGGGCCCCAGGTATTCCTTCCACTTCCCCCTGTGTTGCCCCAGATACCATGGCATGAATCAGTCTGTCCTTGCCTCTCTTCCCCCGTTTTCGTTTATTTCAACATCTTTTGTGCATCTACCGTGTGCTCGGGCCCAGTGAGTTGGGAGCTGTTTGAGGGCAGTGACTGGGTCTTGTTTAGTACTGAGCCCCTCGCTGTGTACTGAGCTCTCTGTTCAGCCCAGGGGACCCAGGGGAACAAGATGTCACTAGCACTTAAGAGGTATGCATCGAGGGAATgccctgccggtccagtggttaggattcggcgctttcactgccatgggcccgggttcgatccctggtcagggaactaagatcccacaagccgcacagcgcagccaaaaaaaaaaaaggtatgcaTGCACCGAGGCAGTGAATGGAAGTGAAGAAGGGGCAGAGCCTGGGGGAGTCGGCGGAACCCTCCTcttccacacccacacacacaggaGGCTGGTTCAGGGGGAGCAGAGGCAGCTGCCTTTATTGGGGGCCATGGGCCGGCTGGCTTCACTCAAAGGCCACGCACTTGATCTTGAAGTCGCCATCGGCCGCCAGGTAGTTGATGGCCTCCAGGTTGAGGCGGTTGGGGAACTTGAAATCGTATCCACCAGGCAGCTGGATGGTTAGGTCTGCCTGGTCGAAGGAGACGCACacctgggggtggagaggagcAGTGAGTGTGTGGACCCCACAGCGGGAGCCTCGGCTCTGCAGCCACGGCCTGCAGGTCCTAGGCCCCCCTGAGCCCTTTCCTCACGTAGCCCTGACAACAGCCCCGCTTCATGGTGAGGCCCTGAGGTTGGGAGAGGGGATGATGCTTACCGAGGATCACACAGCAGGtgactggagggaggggagatggggagggagaggagggggggcagggtgggaccCAGGTCTCTAGCCACTCAACCCAGCTCTGCCCCAGCCCACCCAGggccctgaccccacccccagaccccaGCCCACCTCCACAACACTTCCAGGCTGGAAGGGGAAGACGGACTCCCGCTGCTCAGCCCCCCAGGCCCCGCCATCCTTGCTGTTACACACGATGGTGTTGGTGTCCCCGTGCGCGTCGAAGCGGGGGTTGAAGTGCAGGCACAGGTTGTTGCCATCTTTGCCCATGTTCAGCACGAAGCTAGGGGATAGCGGGTGGGCTTGAGGCCGCCCCCTCCCGCTGCAGCCCCCTCAGGCCGACCAGTCTGTGCCACTCAGTCCACGTTAATGGGCCTCACCGGGGGAACGCATGGAGCCGAGGCAGGAAACCTGGATTCTAGCTGTGCCCTGCCAcctccttgctgtgtgaccttgagcaagtccctGCTCcatctgggtctcagtttccatatctgcaCAGTAGGGGCTCCACAGGAAGTATCTCTTAAGGGCCTTGCTATGCTGACAGCCAGGACTCTTGTAGACATGAATTTGTGTCCCTGCCCGTTTGGTCAAGGTCAGAGACTCCCTCCAGATGGTGACCTCTGGGAGGGCAAGTGTCCTGCCTGTCTTGTCTATCTCTGTATCCCTGGTGCCCAGCATGATggtgacacacagtaggtgctctgtaaccGTGGGGCGAATGAACGAATAACAATAATGCATTTGCTAAGTCGAGGTAACAGCAAGGCCTCCCTCTGAGGGTTTAGAAAGAATGACATGAGCAGTGCATATGAAGCGTGCGGCTCTTTATACTGTCAGCTGGTCATCAACGTGTGAGATGACCCAGCATTTCACCTCCACACAACCTCCCCCCTCCATTAACTGATTAACAAACGAGGCTCAAGGCGGTTGGTTGACTGGTCCAAGCTCACAAGGCTGCGGTGAAACTAGGCCAGCTGGCCGAATGAATGATGAGctaaggaaggacggaaggagtGAAAAGTCGAGAGTCAAGAGCGCAGGATACACGGACCTCAGAGGGCGGGCAGCGAGGGTGACACCTTTTCactccctctccccgccccgcTCAGCCTCTGGTCCCGCCCACAGCAGTAGGGAGGGGAAGGCCAGCCGAGGCAGCTGACGAGGCCGCAGCTGGTTTAGTTTAAGGGGGCGACAACGGTGGGAGCGTCCAGACTCCGCGGAGGAAGTGACTCACCCAGAAGACGTAGCCTCAGCAGCCGCCGATATTAACCCCGCCCCGCCGGAGGGAGGAGCCGGGCCCGGCCAGCCACGCCCCTGCCAGACGCGGGGCGGGACCCTCGAGctccagcccccgcccccgccgcccgccgcccccgccgtCGTTCCCTCACCTCTTGGCGTCCGGGGGCACCTCGCCCCGCACTCTGAGGCACTCCCCAGGTTTGAGATTCAGGTTGCTGGCGACCAGACCCTGCGCAGACAAGACCCCGCCCAGCCGGGTTAGAGGACGCAGGGTGGGAGGGTGGCAGGTCGTGCCCCGCGCCGGGAAGACCAGGCCTGCTCTGACCAGGCCGACCCGAAGGCTGAGGAACCCGGCTGCAAGTTCTAGACTCTCCTTCTTTGTGTGGTCCTGGGCAAGTTTCTTGTGTGTAACATGACTGAGGTTCTAGAAGACAGGATCTAGAAGCTTCTGCGGTTTAGCCCGGGGATTTTAGATGCAGAGTAGCCTGGGTGGTGGAGTGCTGTGCTCCATCGCCTCATTGAATAGATGGAGAGAACCAGGCTCCAAATGCGTCACACTGCGAGTTGGGGGCAAAGGAAGGTGAGTGAGGCGCCTGCCCCTCTGCTGGAGAGGAagaggcctggggctgggccaTCCCCCACCATCCCCTTCAAGCTCCTCTGTGCAGAgagggccaggggctggagaggagaCCCCCTAAGGAGCACAGCTAGACCCCTCTAAGAAGGGAGAGCAGCCCAGGGCGGGAGCCTGCAACCTGGCTCGCTCGGGGTTAACAAGAGCCAGCGCAAAGCTTCACTGGTGTGAGTGGTTCCTCCTGCCAGAAACTTGAATCCTTTCCCTAGGGGCTTGCAGAAGATTCTTGCTGCTTTCTTGCTCTTTTAtcacagcccccaccccccagcttggAGGAACGGTTGAGCGGGAattcccccagcccccacctgacCAGCCGGGACAGAATCACCCGCCCCGGGCTAACCCAGGCAGGCTCCCTCCCGGCAGCCTGTTTCAGATCCTGGCGACTTTTACAGCTCGGGAGCAGAGGGTGACTCTGCCCTGGCCCAGTGACGGGGACAGCTgcaggggggaggggacaggaggctctttggggggaagggggaagggatagtGGCCTGGGCACCCTCAAAATGCCCCACTCCACCTCCAGTCGGCTAcacccttcccactcccactTCTCAGAGAGCTGCAGAATGTAAGCCCTTGGCAGAAATAACTGCTGTCAGACCCTGGAGGAATCCAGAAAATTCTTAAGCCAGAGAAGGCGTTGGGGAAGCATGGAgcccacccccattttacagacacggccactgaggcccagaaaagacACTTGTTCAAGGCCACACCCCAAGAACTAGAACCCAGATCGTGATCTGCCCTCACTATGCCTGGCTGTCTGCTCCCACGCCATCTCTGGGCCTTGTGGTGGGGTCCCCATACTCACACAAGCCATGACTGAGGAGAGGAGGATGTTCCTGGGACTTTGGGACCAGCTGTCTGAAGACTACCCGAGAGATGGGCCACAGCCCGCTCCCACCCTTTTAACTGGACCAGACCCGGGTGAGTCCCGCCCCCTGGATGCTGAGCCAATTGTAACTCAGAAAGGAGATGGGGGCCACGGGAGGCGGAGTCAATGGAATTTTGAAGCCAGTTCTGGAACAGAGATGACCAATCAGAGTGGAGACCCCCCCCATTCCTTCTTAGCCACTCCCCCACGGTCCAGGCTCCACCTCCCATTCTCTTACCCCTTCCCAAAATTATGCTGTGGCAAGGATTGGGGGAAGCCAGTGGAAAATAGTTTGAGGATGAGCTAGGCCCAAGAGTTGGCTGGAAGAGGGCCAGGGCCAGCTAGCTGAGCTCAGGGGGTCCCCCATAGAAGGCGGCTGAGGAGGTGCAGTGTCCTTCAAGAATTAGATCTGGGGTTCGTGAGGCTGCTCCCTGGCAGGGGCCAGGGCGTGGCCCGCTCTGGGCGCCTCTGCAGAGGACCCAGGACCCATTAACTACAAagccctgcccctgcctgggCCTCCCTCTGAAGCAGAGGTTGCGGCTGCTGGTCTCGTGCTCCTCACTAGCGCTAAAGAAAGGCTGGGCCGGTGCCAGGCTGGAGGCCACCGCCCAGGCTCAGGGCTCAGGCCTCAGGCTTCGTTCCGCCCTCCCGAAGGGTCTGCCGGGGATCCTCCAAGAGCCCCTGCCTGACAGCCTCTGTCCTGTCCGAGAGGCTCAGGCCTGGGAGAGGGCCCAGGGTGAGCCAGACCATGAGGGGATGGGGTCCCCGGTCTGTGCACCCCCATCCACTCTCCTCACATTTCTCCCTCTGACACCCGGCACAGCTTTCCCTTTCCCCATCTGGTTATTttgctgagtacctactatgtgcctggcccTGAGCTAGCCTCAGAGGATTCAAAGGTGAAGCCCTCAGTCCCTGTTCTCAAGTAGCCCACTGTTGGGGCAGAATCTGGCCATGAATCTAATTAAGAAGTAGCGTGATGCAGGCTCTGAGGGAAGTCATGAGCGAGCACCTTGGTGGGATGGTCCAGAATGGGAAGAAggtgggtcttgaaggatgggtGAAGAAGCAGGGACTGGCATTCCAGCGTGGGCAAAGGCTCAGAAATGAGAAGGCACAAGTCTGGGGAACAGTGAGCATCTGGGCATGGCTGGAGTTtagggtgtgctggggaaagatGGGGCATGAGGGTGGGAAGCCAGCGGTACCTGGATCATGCAGGGCCTCACTGAGGGGTTTGGGCATTGTTTTATCTGAGGGTGCTGGGGAGCCACCAAAGGTTATAGGAAGAGTGAGTATTGAGGCCAGATTTAGGCTGCAGGGAAAATCACTGCAGCAACAGAGTTGAAGGTGGGTTGGAGGGGTGCTCACCTCACACTCAGAAACCAGGTAGAGGAAGGAGCGCGGGGAGCACTGGGTGAGGTGGGGGGCTTGCTAAGAGAGTTATCAACAGGACCGCCTTCACGTCACTGTCCCCCTTCTGAAATCACCAGCactgaagagggaagaaaatgtggaCCGGGGGTGACTCACATCTGGAGCAAACCTGCCCTGCCCTGCACTGCCTCCCCAGACCCCACCTTCCTCCAGATGACTGAAACCCACGCTGGCAcaggaggagaggggcttcccaggGCTGAGaggcaggcccagagaggttgggTCGCACCCCTTGCGAGCCCCTCATCCCTCCTCCCAGAGCAAGCCAGCTGCCACGAAAACCAACAACAGAGCTTCACTTTTTCCTCCAGGGCCTCCCCCAAACCTCAGCAttagggaggggtgggggggggggtgcctaGCTCCActgcctttcctctgtgcttccCCTCCGAGGCCCACAGACACTCTCTCTGCCTGGTCAAGGAATGGGGGCATTTCAGGAGGAGTCCAGGCAGTTGTTGCTGTGACTGCCATCAGGTGGGACTGGCTGGCTGTTCCAACCCAGTAGTTGGGCTCTCAGGGCCTCAGGAGCTGCTCCTCCATTCTTCCCCCAACCTGGAAGACGGGTCCAGCACCAGGAAGTGTTTGCTGTTGGATGAAGGGCTGCTTTACTCCTCTCTGGCATCTGGCCTGTCGAGGGCTGGTAGAGAGATGGAGTGGCAGGGTGACAGGGTGTATAGGCTCCCGGAAAGGCCCCTTTGGGAGTCTGGAGACTTGGGTTCTGGTTCTAGCTCTGCCACGCCCTCCCCAGGGCATCCTGGCAAGCTGCTTCTCCCTGCTTGCCTCAGTCTCCCCGTCTGTGAATTGGGGATGTGCAGCCCTGCTCTCCTGCATAAGGTTAGTACAAGGTGGAGTTCAGGTCTGTTGTACTTAAtagatgattctttttttcatagAGTCACAGAAGGTTTTAGCCTTACCTCTTGTCTCTTCTCCCAGGCTGAGTTCACCTTCCTGGGTCGGCACTTCTGGGAGGCctccccctcaccaccaccccccccatcCCTTGGCAGTCTCCTCCTGCCTAGGCTGCGGTGGGGAGTCTCTCCAGAGTCCAGTGACCCCTATAACAGGGGCCGCAGTCTTCCTGAGGCAGGGACCAGGGACAAGGTGCATTgtgtgccccccgcccccatcttgGGGCCTCCTATTGGTGACGCCTACTTATCTGTCAGGCCCTGTGCCCGGCGCCTCACTTTCATACATTATCTCATCTCATCTTCACCTCCCTCCTGAAGCAGGCCACGTGGGTGAAACTTCTGCACAGGGAAGCTGCTCTGGGGCCCTGAAATGAAGCCGACGTTAGAATCAGAGAAGACGGACAAGTCCCGATTTGGGGGCTACCTGGCTGTGACTCTAGCCTTGGTCCTTGTCCTCCCTGAACCTGTATCCAGGCCCGAAAGGTGGGAATGTCACCCATCTTGGAGGGTAGCAGGATTGCAGGAGTGATGTGAGAGGGGCTGCACGTCAGCTCTCTCTCCTGCATCCCCGAAGGCCAAGGAGGGCACCCACCCCAGGGACTCTCCTCCCCGTCACTGGCCTGCCGCAGAGGCAGCGAGCTCTCTGGAATTCCTCCATCCTGCAGGCTGGTGCTATGGGCTGGACCTTGGCTGCTGCCATGAGGAATGAGCTGAACTTGTCCAGACAGGGGATCCAGGCCAGCACGGCCCTTCCCAGCCTGCccactcctgccctgcccccccccccccccccccccccgtgaaGGCCGCGCCTCCTCCAGCTGGCAGTGGTGGAGAGGGCTGACAGGCCCACTGAGACACCATCCACACCCCCAGGCAACCTGGCTGGCTCAGCTGGGGAAAGTGTGGGTGGTCAGAGCCTCCAGAGCTCCTTCATTTAATGATGCAGAGACCACCCAGAGAGCGTGGCCACGTGGCCAGGGTCACACATGGAGCTAGCGCTGCAGCCCTTTCATCTGCGGAGCCAAGGAGAGAACACTGTGGTCTGGGGATACCTGGACCTCAAGATGATCTTTTCGTCCTGCTCCATGAAGGAAGGACTAGTTGGGGGCTGCCCCCAACTTCAGATACTTTTCCAACCAGTTTGTGCTGGAGCCCGCCTCCCCACTTACCCACTCATCCAGTCCCACCTCCCTGCCTTTGCTTATGCTGTTCCACCTGCCCCAGACAGCCACCTCCCCAAACACAGTACACTCTGTCACTTTTGCCTTCCCACCTGGTGTTTGTCACCCTCTGAACACATGCCCCAGCTCGCCTTTGGGGAACACTCCTCCTCTCATACGAGGGCTGGGTGGGGTCCAGACCCTGTCATTCATTAGCCCTCCAGGGCTCAGGCgtgagtcttttttatttttttaaacgtttaggggggtgtgtgtgtgacaatTACAGACTCAGAGGAagctaagagttttttttaaaagcttggaaaatatttgagacttgaagaaaaaaatgtgttggcCCCAAAATTCTAAGACTGAAGAGCTGAAATTAATGAACGTTTACTGTGCTCAAACCTAACACTTGGTAGTCATAAAAATTGTATTACCTTGAAAACAATTTTGTGGGTTGAATTTTCTTCGAAAGTGTGCCCAGTTCTCTCTAGAGGTTGGTCACTCCTAAATTAGATCCCCATAGCCAAATAATGTCtaaaacaaaagcataaaaatatttggaaaaatgtatagcAAAAACACcccataaatatatttaatgggGCCTGTGggtacattttaatgttttctataaTGTGCTTGGGACCTGTGTATCAGGAGAGTTTGGGGCTGCAAATAACAGAAATCTCAACGAAAACTGcatgaaaattaaggaaaattcaCATACCAAGCAGTCTGGAGCTAGGAGGTTTCCATGGTAGGTTAATCCAGTGGCTCAGTGAAATCAAAGATCTGGGTTCCTGCATGATCATGGATTGTGGCCGTGTAGACAGTCCTTGCTCTTCTGCACAACCACAGTCCACAATTCATCCTTGCTCTTAGGACAGACAGGCTGAAGGATTTGGGATGAACTGTCTTCACATCTGCAACAGACTCTCGAATGAGTTAAAAAATGTGATTTGGGGAGTGTGACataataagaaatgtatatttggtCCATGACCctagttcctgacacagagttcctaaatcctttggaatttcctaagtgatatgGGTGCCTGaaagagcatcttttgttctaacatTTTGGTCTCTGACCCCAggtcctgacacagagctcctaactcccttggaatttcctgggtgataagaTCTTCTTTTGTTCTAgtgaggtgactcttggtgggtACCTGGATGGCTTCAGGaggggggctggtcaccagaaagaccaagcagTGATCAGAAGCTTgtaactttcagccccaccccgcATCCTCCAGG
This genomic stretch from Phocoena phocoena chromosome 11, mPhoPho1.1, whole genome shotgun sequence harbors:
- the LGALS1 gene encoding galectin-1, with the translated sequence MACGLVASNLNLKPGECLRVRGEVPPDAKSFVLNMGKDGNNLCLHFNPRFDAHGDTNTIVCNSKDGGAWGAEQRESVFPFQPGSVVEVCVSFDQADLTIQLPGGYDFKFPNRLNLEAINYLAADGDFKIKCVAFE